Sequence from the Microbacterium sp. AZCO genome:
CCGAGGATCCAGCCGGCGATCGACGCCACGATGATCGTCATCGCCGGGAGGAAGCCGTACCAGATGACCGACGAGATGAACTCCCAGCTGAAGCTCGGCACGAGCGACCGGTCGTACGAGCCGTTCGACGGGAACCATCCGAGCGTGACGGAGAACACCCAGATCGCGATGAGCGCGAGCCAGAAGTAGGGCACCGACGAGAAGAAGGTCGTGATCGGCACGAGCGAGTCGGCCCACGTGCCGCGGCGCCAGCCGATGCCGACACCGACGAGCGTGCCGACGACGAAGGCGATGAATGTCGCGATGCCGACGAGTCCGATCGTCCACGGCAGCGTCTGGGCGACGATGTCGGCGACGGGCGTCAGGAACTTGAAGGAGACGCCGAGGTTGCCCTGGAAGAGGAGCTTCCAATAGATGACGTACTGGTCCCAGATGCTGAGGTGCTCGTCGAGGCCCAGGAGCACCCGCAGCGACTGCTCGGCCTCGGCCGGAATGCGCCCCTGCATCTGCGCCATGATCGCCTTGACGGGGTCGCCGGGCATGAGGCGCGGGATGATGAAGTTGATCGTGATCGCGGCCCACGCGGTGATCAGGTAGAAGACGCCGCGGCGCAGCACGAACCTCACGAGGCCACCTCCGTCGAGGCATCCGACGACTCCGCGATGAGCACCGCGTCGCTGGGGCGCTCGCCGTACTGCTCGAGGACGCTCGTCACGGCGGGCCGGTCGGGCCGGTCGGAGTAGCCCCAGCACGCGGCCTCGCGGCCCTCGCCGACGGGGAGGAGCGGCGGCGACTGGGCCTTGCAGAGCTCCGTCGCGAACGGGCAGCGCGGGTGGAAGCGGCATCCCGAGGGCGGGTTTACGAGGCTCGGGGCCTCGCCGCGCGCACCGTGCGCCCGCGCCTCGAGGTCGTCCGGATCGGGCGCCGAGGCGATGAGCAGCTGCGTGTACGGGTGCTTCGGGTCCTGCGTCACCGACTCCGAGTCGCCGGACTCCACGATGCGCCCCGCGTACATGACGCTCGTGCGGTCGGCGAAGTAGCGAGCCGAGGCGATGTCGTGCGTGATGTACAGGATGCCGATGTTCAGTCGGTCGCGCAGGTCGCGGAGGAGATTCAGGATGCCGAGCCTGATCGACACGTCGAGCATCGAGATCGGCTCATCGGCGAGAAGGACGTCGGGGTCGGCGGCGAGCGCGCGGGCGATCGCGACGCGCTGGCGCTGGCCGCCGGACAGCTCGTGCGGGTACGAGTCGATGTACCGCTCGGGCGGCGTCAGCTGCACGCGGCGGAGGAGGTCGTGGAGCGCCTCGTCGAGCGCGGCGCCGCGCAGATGTCCGTTGTGGAGCCGGATGCTGCGCCCCAGCACGTACCGCACGGTGTGCACGGGGTTCAGCGACCCGAACGGGTCCTGGAAGATCATCTGCACGCGATGCACGTAGCGCCGGAAGGCTCGACGGCCCTTGGCCGTGGCATCCCTTCCGTCGAGCAGGATGCGTCCGCCCGTGACCGGCATGAGCTGGGCGAGGAGCCGGGCGATCGTGGACTTGCCGGACCCCGACTCGCCGACGAGGGCGAGCACGCGGCCGCGGTGCAGCTCGATCGTCACGCCGTCGACGGCGTGCACGACCTTGCCGCGGCCGGCGCCCCGCGCCGTGAAGTGCTTCGTGAGGTCGATCGCCTGAAGGACGGGGACGGCGGGCGCGGCGGCTCCGGGGGGAGAGTCGGCGTGGGGGTCAGTCTGCGTCATCGCATTCACCAAGGGTCGATTCCATCACGCGGCGCGGGGGGCCGCCGGACAGCTGGGGACAGAATGTGAGGTGCGCGGCGACGGGAGGAGTCGCCGCGCACCTCGGGGGTCGTCAGTCGCCCGTCGGCTTGAGCTTCATGACGATCTCGGCGGCCTGCTGTCCGGTGGGCTGAGCCGAGTTGTAGGGGTCGTCCTCGGAGGGGAACCCTGTGTAGTTCTTCGTCGAGTACTGCGCCGTCGACGGACGCGACCAGATCGCGAGTGCCGGCACCTCGTCGACGAAGATGCGCTGGATCGTGTCCATCGCCTCCGTGCGCGCGGCGTCGTCGGACGTCGAGGCGTAGGTCTGGAACGCAGCGGTCGCCTCGTCGTTCTTGAAGCGGCCGAAGTTCCAGTTCGCGGCCTCGCCGAGGGGCTGGTAGTACGCGCCGTTGAAGATGCCCGAGTACATGTCGTACGGGGTCGATCCGCCGTCGGTCCAGTGCAGCGACGCCTGGAAGTCACCCGGAGGGATGATGTCGGCGAACCAGCCGTCGGCGTTCGCGGGCTGCACCTCGGCGGTCGCACCGATGGTGGCGGCGGCCGTCTTGATGATGTCGAGCGCGGTGAGGTAGTCGTTCCAGCCGGCGGGGTTCGTCAGCGTGAAGGTGACCGGCGTGCCGTCGGGGTCGACGAGCTTGTCACCGTCGTACGTGTAGCCGGCGTCGGTGAGGAGCTTCTTGGCTCCCGCGACGTCGACCGTGTAGTCGTCGCCCTGGTAGTCGGCGGAGAGGTAGGCCTCGCCCGCCGGAAGCGGGAGACCCGTGACGTTGGTGAGGGCCGGGTTGACGCCGGACGTCGCGACGTCGACGAGCTGCTGCCGGTCGAGCACCATGTTGAGCGCCTGGCGGAACGCCTTGTCGTTGAACGGCTTCGTCTCGTTGTTGAGGAACAGCGCGTCGATGCCGAGGCCCGCCGCCGCGAACTGGTGGTAGTGCTCGGGATCTTTCGCGATGTAGACGTTCTCGTAGTCGGCGATGAACGTCCAGCCCCACTGCGCCTCGCCCGTCGTGAGGGCGGTGGTCAGGGCGTTGTTGTCGTTGTACGACGAGTAGCGGATCTCGGGCACCGCGGGCTTGCCGCCCCAGTAGTCCGGGTTGGCGACGACCGTCGCCGCCTGCGGGGTCCACGACTTGAACGTGTACGGACCGGTGCCGACGGGCTTCTTGTTCGGGTCGGTCGCCGGGTCCTTGACGTCCTTCCAGATGTGCTCGGGCACGATCAGCAGGTCGTACAGCTTCGCCTGGTTGACGAACTGCGGCTCTGTGAAGGACACCGTGACGGTCGAGCCGTCGCTCGTGATGTCGCCGTAGGGCAGCGCGGCGGTGTTGATCGCCTCGTTGTCCTTGCGGAGCTGGATCGAGAACGCGATGTCGTCGGCGGTGAAGTCCTTCCCGTCCGACCACTTCACACCCGACCGCGGCGTGATGACGGCCTGCGTGTAGTCGTCGTTCCACGTCACGCTCTCGGCGAGCCACGGCTCGGGAGCATCCGACGGCTTGGCCTTGTTGACCATCATGAGCGGCTCGTAGATGACGAACGCGTAGCCGAGCGACAGGGCCGAGGAGCCCGTGGCGAACGGCGACTGGTTGTCGGTCTGCGTGCCGTTGGGCATGCCGACCGTGAGGACGGCGCCGTCGCCGCCCGTTGCACTGGTACCGCCGCCTGCCGCGCAGCCGCTGACCAGCAGCGCCGCCACGGCGGCCCCCGCGACGAGCGGGGCGATCCGACGGAACTTCATGAGTTGCCTCCTTGCATTCTCTGGGTGAGGGGGTGGGAATGAGTCAGTGGATGATGTGGGTCGCCGCGAGCGGCAGGTCGCGGCTCGACCGGCCGGCGTGCACGACGTACGGGCCCGCGGGCAGGGTCCACGACGACGTGTCGGTCGACCAGACCTCGAATCGGCGGCGCCGGAGCGGGATCTCGACGGTGGCCGTCGACCCGGCCGCGACGTCGACGACGGCGAAGCCTGCGAGCCAGCGAAGGGGCCGGAGCGGATCGCTGCCGTCGGCGGACAGGTAGATCTGCACCACCTCGCGGCCGGTGCGATCGCTCGTGTTGGTGAGGGTCACGCGGGCGATCGCCTCGTCGGCTTCGTTCCAGGTGCCCGTGCCTTCTCCGGAGTCCGCCGGCGTGCCGGCCGGGCGCGTGCGCCCGGCCTCGAGCTCGAGCCGGTCGTAGCGCCACTGCGCGTACCCCAGACCGAACCCGAACTCGCGGGCGGGGGTTCGGTCGAGCCGGTCCCAGCCGCGGTGGCCGACATCGAGGCCCTCCGCGTAGTCGACGTACCCGTCTCGCGGGAGGCCGTTCGGCACGGGGACATCGGCCTCCGCCGCGGGAAGCGTCCACGGCAGCCGGCCCGACGGCTCGATCGCGCCCACGAGCGCGTCGGCGAGCGCGTCGCCCGCCTCCTGGCCGGGAAGCCACCACCACAGCGCGGCCGGGACCTCGTCGAGCCACGGGAGGATGACGGGCGCTCCGGCGTTGACCACGACGACGGTGCGCGGGTTGGCGGCGACGACGCGGCGCACGAGCTCGTCCTGCCGGCCGGGAAGGGCGAGGCTCGGGCGGTCCCATCCCTCGGACTCGGTCTCGGGGTTGGTGCCGACGACGACGATCGCGACGTCGGCGGCGCGCGCGGCATCCTCCGCCTCGACGAGCTCGTCGTCGACCGAGGCCCCGGGCGCGCGGTAGCGCAGGTGCACGCGGACGAAGCGGCCGAACGCGTCGGCGTCGACCACCTGTGCGTCGAGGGTGACGCGGACGCTCCCCTCGCCGATCACCGCGACGGGCGTCTCGGTCGTCGCAGGGTCTGAGTACGACGAGTCGAGGACGACCTCGGAGCCGACCACGTGCGTCGAGCGCGAGACGACCTCGCCGTCGATCCGCAGCTCGTGCGCCCCGACGGGGCCGACCTCGACCACGTGCGTGCCATCGCCGTGGAGGGCGACATCGGCCGTGAAGCGGACGGCAGCGACCGCGGCATCCTCGATCGGAAACCACACCTCGCCCGGATCCAGGATGACGCGCTCCTCGCGCACGTTGCCGTCGACGTCGAGGAATTCGGCGAGGATGCCGCGGGCTCCGCGCGGAGTCGTGACGAGGACTGCGGGGAGGACGGGCGCGCGGCGTTCGGTCACGCCGCCGCGGACGAGCGCGATCTCGGCCCCCGGAAGGACGCGGCTGAGACCCTCGAGCGGTGAGACGACGTGCGGCGGACGCACGAACGCACTGCCACCGCCCTGGACGAAGGGCTCGACGGCGTTGGCGCCGACGAGGGCCACGCGCGGGACGGCGCGAGGGTCGAGCGGCAGGAGTCCGTCGTTCGCGAGCACGACGATCGAGCGGGCGGTCGCCTCGCGCACGAGGTCGCGCACCCCGGGTTCGTCCGGCTCAGGCGTCGCGACCTCGACCGGCTCCGACGCGAAGGCTCCGACGCGGTGCGCGAGCCGCAGGATGCGGGCGACCTTGTCGTCGATGACCGACTCGTCGACGTCGCCGCGCTCGACGGCCGCGACGAGTGCGGCATCCCACGGTCCGCCCGGCCCCGGCATGACGAGGTCCAGGCCGCCGTCGGCGGACGCGACGGTGTCCTTCGTCGCGAGCCAGTCGCTCACCACCACGCCGTCGAAGCCCCACTCGTCCTTGAGGACGCCGTTCAGGAGCGGGCCGTGCGCTGTCGCGGTCGACTCGACCCCGTCCAGCGCGACGCCGTTGTACGCGGCCATGACCGACCACGCGCCCGCCTCGACAATCGCCTCGAAGGGCGCGAAGTACACCTCGCGCAGTGTGCGCTCGTCGATGCGGGAGACGTAGGTGGTGCGCTCGGTCTCCTGCTCGTTGCCGACGAAGTGCTTCACCGACGCTGCGACGCCCGCATCCTGCAGAGCGGAGACGAAGGATGCCGCGAGCTCGGCCGTGAGGTGCGGATCCTCCGCGAGGCACTCGAAGTGCCGGCCTCCGGCCGGAGTGCGCTGCAGGTTCACGACGGGTGCGAGGACGACGTCGACGCCCTTGCGCCGCGCCTCCCCCGCGATGAGACGCCCGAGGCGCGCGAGCAGGTCGACGTCCCACGTGGCCGCGGTCGCGGACGGGGCGGGCAGCTGCACCGAGGGGCGCTCGTCGTCGGAGACCCCGCGGACGCCGATGGGCCCGTCGGAGAGGGTGACCGGGGTCAGGCCGATGCGGTCGATGGCGTGCAGGCTCCAGGTCGACGCGCCCGTGAGCAGCCGCACCTTCTCCACGAGAGTGAGCTCGTCGAGGGCTGTCTGGATCTGCTCCGCTGCTTCCGTGCGGGTGTCCGCTGCGGTCGGGGTGGCCATCTTCGGCACGCCTATACTCCATTCACACACCTCATCCCCGAGGTGCACGAGCCATCGTTGCATACTTACTTACAAGTCAGTAAGTTACTTGTGTAACGAACGCATAACGGCGCGAGGAGACCCCGGATGACGTCCGACACGAGCACGCCCGCTCCCCCCGAGGGCGGCGTCGTGCGCACTCCGAAGCCGCAGGCGCGCACCCTCGAACGACGCGAAGCGGTGCTTCGCGCGGCCATGAGCGTCTTCGGACAGCGCGGCTACAACAAGGGCGCACTCGTCGAGGTGGCCGAGCAGGCCGGCATGACGCACGCGGGCGTGCTGCACCACTTCGGCAGCAAGGAGGGCCTGCTCGTCGCGATGCTGCAGTACCGCGACGGCGAGGAAGCGGCCGGCATTCCCGGCCGCGCGCAGACCGAGGGCCCCGCCTTCCTCGGACACATGCTCGACACGGTGACGGAGAACACCGACCGACCCGGCGTGGTGCAGACGTACGCGGTGCTCGCGGCGGAGTCGGTGACGGCGGGGCATCCCGCGCAGGACTACTTCCGCAACCGGTTCACGGGTCTCCGCGACAAGATCGCGGGGGTTCTCGCGGAGGTCACGGGACGGGATGCCGCAGATCCCGAAGTCCGCGATGACGCCACGGCCATCATCGCGCTGATGGACGGCCTGCAGGTGCAGTGGCTGCTCGACCCCGACGCCGTAGACATGCCCCGCATCGTCGAGAAGGTGCTCGACGAACTCGTCGACCGCCTGAGCACGAAGAACCCCGCGCCGCCGTTCCCGCGGCCGAAGGACTGAACCGCGGCTCAGGCCCGGTCGTCGTCGGGGTCGTCGTCCTCGAAGTCGGAGTCGTCGTCCGCCTCGTCGTCGTCCTCGTCGTCGTCGAAGTCGGAGTCGTCCTCGTCGGAGTCGTCGTCCTGATCGTCGTCGAAGCCGTCGTCTCCATCGGACTCGTCTTCGTCGTCCTCATCGGAGTCATCGTCGTCGGACTCATCGTCGTCGGACTCGTCGTCGTCGGACTCGTCGTCGTCGGACTCGTCGTCGTCATCGGACTCGTCGAACTCGTCCTCGTCGTCGAACGTCTCGGCGGCGGGCAGGTCGGCGGCATCCGCGAACTCGTCGATGTCGACCCCGTCGACGTCACCCGCGTGCAGGATGCGGGAGCCGTCGTCGTCGAAGTCGGCGGCATCCAGGTCCTCGACGTCGTCGAGCTCGTCGGCGTCCTCATCGTCGGACAGCTCGTCGTCGGACTCGCCGTCGTCGGCGGCTCCCGCCTCGGCGAGCGCCGCCTGCGCGGCCTGGTACTCGGCGAGCCGGACGGCCCAGGGCACCCAGTCGGGCGCGAGGAGCGCCGTCTCGCCGGGGAGCAGCTCGACCTCGAGCACGGTGGGCTCGGCGTCGCCGACGCTCGCGAGGGTGACCGTCCAGAACCATCCGGGGTATCCCGGCATGCGGTTCTCGAAGAGCAGCGACACGACGCCGCCCGCCTCCACGCGGTAGCCGGCAGGCTCGCCGATCGTCGCCTCGGGCGTGATCTCGCGCAGCGCCGCGAGCGCGAGGTCGTGCGCCTGGAAAAGCCGCTCGTCGACGACGATCTCCTCGGCGACGGCCTCGACGGCGACCTCCTCGACGAGGATCTCCTCGACGACGGCCTCGACCTCGCCGGTCTCAGCGTCCACGACCTCGACCACGACGTCCTCGATCACGACGACGTCGACGGGCGGTTCGCCATCGGCCGCTTCACCCGGTGTCTCCTCGGCGCCCTCGACGGGCGTCGTGTCGACGGCCGTCTCGTCGGCCGGATCAGGCGTCGAGCTCATCCGCGACCTTGCGGAGCACAGCGGCGACCTTCTTGGCGTGCGAGCCGCTGGGGTAGCGTCCGCGGCGCAGGTCGCCGCCGATGCCGTCGAGGAGCTTCACGAGGTCTTCGACGATGATCGCCATGTCGTCGGCGGGCTTGCGGGCGCGCTTGGCGAGGCTCACGGGAGCCTCGAGCACGCGCACCGAGAGCGCCTGCGGACCGCGCTTGCCGTCGGCGATGCCGAACTCGAGGCGGGCTCCCGCCTTGGGCGCCGGAGTGCCGGCGGGAAGGGCAGTGGCGTGCAGGAAGACGTCCTGGCCGTCATCGCTCGCGATGAAGCCGAACCCCTTCTCCTCGTCGTAGAACCTGACCTTGCCGGTGGGCATGGGAAGACCTCGCTATGGAAAAGCCCGCGCTCGGCGGGCACGATGAAACAGGACCGGAAGGCCCTCCCTCAAGCCTACGGCACCACCGCCGCCGGGGTAGGCTGGGGCGGATGAGCACGCGCAGCAGCGGCCCCGAACTCCCTGTTCGCCGCATCGACCGCATCCTCGCCTACATGGCGCTCGGACTCACGATCCTCTCGATCGTGTGCTTCTTCGCGGTCATCCTCGCGCGGCCGCTCGGGGTGACGAACTTCGCCGCCGGCATCTGGCCGCTCGTCGTCGTCCTGCCGCTCATCGCCCTGCCGATCGCGTTCGTCATGATCGTCGTGCTCCTCATCATGAGCTTCGTGCGACGCTCGCGGGCCAACAAGGGGGCGTAGGCAGCCCCGATGACCACCGACGAGCGCTCGCTCGCGACGTGGCTGGCTTCCC
This genomic interval carries:
- a CDS encoding DUF3027 domain-containing protein codes for the protein MSSTPDPADETAVDTTPVEGAEETPGEAADGEPPVDVVVIEDVVVEVVDAETGEVEAVVEEILVEEVAVEAVAEEIVVDERLFQAHDLALAALREITPEATIGEPAGYRVEAGGVVSLLFENRMPGYPGWFWTVTLASVGDAEPTVLEVELLPGETALLAPDWVPWAVRLAEYQAAQAALAEAGAADDGESDDELSDDEDADELDDVEDLDAADFDDDGSRILHAGDVDGVDIDEFADAADLPAAETFDDEDEFDESDDDDESDDDESDDDESDDDESDDDDSDEDDEDESDGDDGFDDDQDDDSDEDDSDFDDDEDDDEADDDSDFEDDDPDDDRA
- a CDS encoding ABC transporter ATP-binding protein, coding for MTQTDPHADSPPGAAAPAVPVLQAIDLTKHFTARGAGRGKVVHAVDGVTIELHRGRVLALVGESGSGKSTIARLLAQLMPVTGGRILLDGRDATAKGRRAFRRYVHRVQMIFQDPFGSLNPVHTVRYVLGRSIRLHNGHLRGAALDEALHDLLRRVQLTPPERYIDSYPHELSGGQRQRVAIARALAADPDVLLADEPISMLDVSIRLGILNLLRDLRDRLNIGILYITHDIASARYFADRTSVMYAGRIVESGDSESVTQDPKHPYTQLLIASAPDPDDLEARAHGARGEAPSLVNPPSGCRFHPRCPFATELCKAQSPPLLPVGEGREAACWGYSDRPDRPAVTSVLEQYGERPSDAVLIAESSDASTEVAS
- a CDS encoding TetR/AcrR family transcriptional regulator, coding for MTSDTSTPAPPEGGVVRTPKPQARTLERREAVLRAAMSVFGQRGYNKGALVEVAEQAGMTHAGVLHHFGSKEGLLVAMLQYRDGEEAAGIPGRAQTEGPAFLGHMLDTVTENTDRPGVVQTYAVLAAESVTAGHPAQDYFRNRFTGLRDKIAGVLAEVTGRDAADPEVRDDATAIIALMDGLQVQWLLDPDAVDMPRIVEKVLDELVDRLSTKNPAPPFPRPKD
- a CDS encoding cold shock domain-containing protein, yielding MPTGKVRFYDEEKGFGFIASDDGQDVFLHATALPAGTPAPKAGARLEFGIADGKRGPQALSVRVLEAPVSLAKRARKPADDMAIIVEDLVKLLDGIGGDLRRGRYPSGSHAKKVAAVLRKVADELDA
- a CDS encoding ABC transporter substrate-binding protein — its product is MKFRRIAPLVAGAAVAALLVSGCAAGGGTSATGGDGAVLTVGMPNGTQTDNQSPFATGSSALSLGYAFVIYEPLMMVNKAKPSDAPEPWLAESVTWNDDYTQAVITPRSGVKWSDGKDFTADDIAFSIQLRKDNEAINTAALPYGDITSDGSTVTVSFTEPQFVNQAKLYDLLIVPEHIWKDVKDPATDPNKKPVGTGPYTFKSWTPQAATVVANPDYWGGKPAVPEIRYSSYNDNNALTTALTTGEAQWGWTFIADYENVYIAKDPEHYHQFAAAGLGIDALFLNNETKPFNDKAFRQALNMVLDRQQLVDVATSGVNPALTNVTGLPLPAGEAYLSADYQGDDYTVDVAGAKKLLTDAGYTYDGDKLVDPDGTPVTFTLTNPAGWNDYLTALDIIKTAAATIGATAEVQPANADGWFADIIPPGDFQASLHWTDGGSTPYDMYSGIFNGAYYQPLGEAANWNFGRFKNDEATAAFQTYASTSDDAARTEAMDTIQRIFVDEVPALAIWSRPSTAQYSTKNYTGFPSEDDPYNSAQPTGQQAAEIVMKLKPTGD
- a CDS encoding ABC transporter permease; this encodes MRFVLRRGVFYLITAWAAITINFIIPRLMPGDPVKAIMAQMQGRIPAEAEQSLRVLLGLDEHLSIWDQYVIYWKLLFQGNLGVSFKFLTPVADIVAQTLPWTIGLVGIATFIAFVVGTLVGVGIGWRRGTWADSLVPITTFFSSVPYFWLALIAIWVFSVTLGWFPSNGSYDRSLVPSFSWEFISSVIWYGFLPAMTIIVASIAGWILGMRNMMVTVSSDDYVTVAHAKGLSGRAVMFGYAARNAILPQISSFALSLGFIVGGTLIMEMVFSYQGIGYTLYQAVNTHDYPLMQGCFLVITLAVLLANLLADVVYVFLDPRTRQEG
- a CDS encoding glycoside hydrolase family 3 C-terminal domain-containing protein, whose product is MATPTAADTRTEAAEQIQTALDELTLVEKVRLLTGASTWSLHAIDRIGLTPVTLSDGPIGVRGVSDDERPSVQLPAPSATAATWDVDLLARLGRLIAGEARRKGVDVVLAPVVNLQRTPAGGRHFECLAEDPHLTAELAASFVSALQDAGVAASVKHFVGNEQETERTTYVSRIDERTLREVYFAPFEAIVEAGAWSVMAAYNGVALDGVESTATAHGPLLNGVLKDEWGFDGVVVSDWLATKDTVASADGGLDLVMPGPGGPWDAALVAAVERGDVDESVIDDKVARILRLAHRVGAFASEPVEVATPEPDEPGVRDLVREATARSIVVLANDGLLPLDPRAVPRVALVGANAVEPFVQGGGSAFVRPPHVVSPLEGLSRVLPGAEIALVRGGVTERRAPVLPAVLVTTPRGARGILAEFLDVDGNVREERVILDPGEVWFPIEDAAVAAVRFTADVALHGDGTHVVEVGPVGAHELRIDGEVVSRSTHVVGSEVVLDSSYSDPATTETPVAVIGEGSVRVTLDAQVVDADAFGRFVRVHLRYRAPGASVDDELVEAEDAARAADVAIVVVGTNPETESEGWDRPSLALPGRQDELVRRVVAANPRTVVVVNAGAPVILPWLDEVPAALWWWLPGQEAGDALADALVGAIEPSGRLPWTLPAAEADVPVPNGLPRDGYVDYAEGLDVGHRGWDRLDRTPAREFGFGLGYAQWRYDRLELEAGRTRPAGTPADSGEGTGTWNEADEAIARVTLTNTSDRTGREVVQIYLSADGSDPLRPLRWLAGFAVVDVAAGSTATVEIPLRRRRFEVWSTDTSSWTLPAGPYVVHAGRSSRDLPLAATHIIH
- a CDS encoding multidrug ABC transporter ATPase: MSTRSSGPELPVRRIDRILAYMALGLTILSIVCFFAVILARPLGVTNFAAGIWPLVVVLPLIALPIAFVMIVVLLIMSFVRRSRANKGA